The proteins below come from a single Synechococcus sp. WH 8101 genomic window:
- a CDS encoding sulfotransferase, protein MNVLQRASQHAQRGEWAQAEALCREVLASGADTAAALALLGAIQHASGRHQEAITSLQQALQLNPGNALALGNLGAAQQELGRTDAAIHSLQQALKLRPDFAIALTNLGFCLQSRGDHEAAIPCFARSLRLRPGNLRVLQGLGWSQLQAGHPDAAIDTLQQVLAQAPEATDIRLVLASAQREARHIQAADQNFYRCATEPHASAAVVAASLEHFTVTRQSNTLEQLLNSRAQGVNDPVAQVYAAALALQRQQFSDARALSERLNSDAITALPPTARIRHWNTRAWLDDHSGHVDAAMEAFLAAQQDPAYAPLDPEAQPRRIAAYRQLAEQLAQRRLAPGQAAAAVDPGRETQRRPPVFLMGFPRSGTTLLDTILRSHPAIDVAEEKPGIAALEIHLQETRGWSIDQFARLDHHDVQELQQLYWQCMAPFWDTSRPVLIDKLPLHICAVPLIQAVFPDATFLLAIRNPRDTVLSCLQQTFAANDAMLHLRSLPEAARFYDLVMASWLHVQRQLDPAVQVIRYEDLIADLAATIQPVLDRLNLPWDERLLAFQRTARERDLINTPSAAQVVQPLYSSAINKWRRYRHHLEPCDRFLAAWLDHWGYGFE, encoded by the coding sequence TTGAACGTTCTCCAGCGCGCCAGCCAGCACGCCCAGCGTGGCGAATGGGCCCAGGCGGAGGCGCTCTGCCGTGAGGTGCTCGCCAGCGGTGCCGACACCGCCGCGGCCCTGGCCCTGCTCGGCGCCATCCAACACGCCAGCGGGCGCCACCAAGAGGCGATCACCAGCCTGCAACAAGCGCTGCAGCTGAACCCTGGCAACGCCCTCGCCCTGGGCAACCTTGGCGCCGCCCAGCAGGAGCTGGGCCGTACCGACGCGGCGATCCACTCCTTGCAGCAGGCCTTAAAGCTCCGGCCCGATTTCGCGATCGCCCTCACCAACCTCGGCTTCTGCCTGCAAAGCCGCGGCGATCACGAGGCGGCGATTCCCTGCTTCGCGCGCAGCCTCCGGCTCCGGCCCGGCAATCTCCGGGTGCTGCAAGGGCTGGGTTGGTCTCAGCTGCAGGCCGGCCATCCCGATGCCGCGATCGACACGCTGCAGCAGGTGCTCGCCCAGGCGCCAGAAGCAACCGACATCCGGCTGGTCCTCGCCAGCGCCCAGCGGGAAGCCCGGCACATCCAGGCCGCCGATCAGAACTTCTACCGCTGCGCCACAGAGCCCCATGCATCGGCCGCGGTGGTGGCAGCAAGCCTGGAGCATTTCACCGTGACGCGCCAATCCAACACCTTGGAGCAGCTGCTCAACAGCAGAGCTCAGGGCGTCAACGATCCAGTCGCGCAGGTGTATGCAGCAGCCCTGGCCCTGCAACGCCAGCAGTTCTCCGACGCCCGAGCCCTCAGCGAACGGCTCAACAGCGACGCGATCACCGCCCTGCCGCCCACCGCCCGGATCCGCCACTGGAACACTCGCGCCTGGCTGGACGATCACAGCGGCCACGTCGATGCCGCCATGGAGGCGTTCCTGGCGGCCCAGCAGGATCCGGCCTACGCGCCTCTCGATCCGGAAGCCCAACCCCGGCGCATCGCCGCCTACCGCCAGCTCGCCGAGCAACTCGCCCAGCGTCGCCTCGCCCCAGGCCAAGCCGCAGCCGCCGTGGATCCGGGCCGGGAGACTCAGCGCCGGCCACCGGTGTTTCTGATGGGCTTCCCCCGCTCCGGCACCACCCTGCTCGACACCATCCTGCGCTCCCATCCCGCCATCGATGTGGCGGAGGAGAAGCCGGGGATCGCCGCTCTGGAAATCCACCTGCAGGAGACACGGGGTTGGTCGATCGACCAATTCGCCCGCCTGGACCACCACGACGTGCAGGAACTGCAGCAGCTCTATTGGCAATGCATGGCCCCCTTCTGGGACACCTCACGGCCGGTGCTAATCGACAAACTGCCGCTGCACATCTGCGCCGTGCCCCTGATCCAGGCCGTGTTCCCCGACGCCACCTTTCTGCTGGCGATCCGCAACCCGCGCGACACGGTGCTCTCCTGCCTGCAACAGACCTTCGCCGCCAACGACGCCATGCTGCACCTGCGCTCCCTTCCCGAGGCGGCCCGCTTCTACGACCTGGTGATGGCGTCCTGGCTGCACGTGCAACGTCAACTCGATCCGGCGGTGCAGGTGATCCGCTACGAGGATCTGATCGCCGACCTAGCAGCGACGATCCAACCCGTTCTCGACCGCCTCAACCTGCCCTGGGACGAGCGGCTGCTCGCCTTTCAACGCACCGCCAGAGAACGGGACCTGATCAACACCCCATCCGCTGCCCAGGTGGTGCAACCGCTCTACAGCAGCGCCATCAATAAATGGCGTCGTTACCGCCATCACTTGGAACCCTGTGACCGCTTCCTCGCCGCCTGGCTCGATCACTGGGGTTATGGGTTTGAATGA
- a CDS encoding alpha-D-glucose phosphate-specific phosphoglucomutase has product MTTSAPAEPTQRQVRLDAPFTDQKPGTSGLRKSSQQFEQPHYLESFVEAVFRTLPGVQGGTLVVGGDGRYGNRRAIDVILRMGAAHGLSQVILTTGGILSTPAASNLIRQRQAIGGIILSASHNPGGPDGDFGVKVNGANGGPTPAAFTDAVFACTTTLEQYSIVDAAPIPLEAPGRHAIGAMTVEVIDGVDDFVALMQQLFDFDRIRDLIRSDFPLAFDAMHAVTGPYATRLFEELLGAPAGSVRNGVPLEDFGGGHPDPNLTYAHELADLLLNGEAYRFGAACDGDGDRNMILGQHCFVNPSDSLAVLTANATVAPAYAAGLAGVARSMPTSAAVDVVAKELGIDCYETPTGWKFFGNLLDAGRITLCGEESFGTGSNHVREKDGLWAVLFWLQILAERRCSVAEIMAAHWARFGRHYYSRHDYEAVASDAAHGLYDRLEAMLPGLRGQDFAGRRIQAADNFSYTDPVDRSVTTGQGLRILLDDGSRVVVRLSGTGTKGATIRVYLESYVPSSGDLHQDPQVALADMIEAINQLAEIRARTGMDRPTVIT; this is encoded by the coding sequence ATGACCACCTCAGCCCCGGCGGAACCCACCCAGCGCCAGGTGCGGCTCGACGCGCCCTTCACGGATCAGAAACCGGGAACCTCGGGGCTGCGGAAAAGCAGCCAGCAGTTTGAACAACCCCACTATCTGGAAAGCTTCGTGGAAGCGGTGTTCCGCACCCTCCCCGGCGTGCAGGGGGGGACGCTGGTGGTGGGCGGCGATGGGCGTTACGGCAACCGCCGCGCCATCGACGTAATTCTGCGCATGGGCGCGGCCCATGGCCTCAGCCAGGTGATCCTCACCACCGGTGGCATCCTCTCCACCCCGGCCGCCTCCAATCTGATCCGCCAGCGGCAGGCGATCGGCGGCATCATCCTCTCCGCCAGCCACAACCCCGGTGGCCCCGACGGCGATTTCGGCGTGAAAGTGAATGGCGCCAATGGTGGCCCCACCCCGGCCGCCTTCACCGATGCGGTGTTCGCCTGCACCACAACCCTGGAGCAGTATTCGATCGTGGATGCTGCGCCGATTCCCCTCGAAGCTCCCGGACGCCACGCCATCGGCGCCATGACGGTAGAGGTGATCGACGGCGTTGATGACTTCGTGGCGCTGATGCAGCAGCTGTTTGATTTCGATCGCATCCGTGATCTGATCCGCAGCGATTTCCCCCTGGCCTTCGACGCGATGCACGCCGTCACCGGCCCCTACGCCACGCGCCTGTTCGAGGAGCTGCTCGGTGCTCCCGCCGGCAGCGTGCGCAACGGCGTTCCGCTGGAAGATTTCGGAGGTGGTCACCCCGATCCCAATCTCACCTACGCCCACGAGCTCGCCGATCTACTACTCAACGGTGAGGCTTACCGCTTCGGTGCCGCCTGCGATGGCGATGGCGATCGCAACATGATCCTGGGTCAGCACTGTTTCGTGAACCCCAGCGACAGCCTTGCTGTGCTCACCGCCAATGCCACGGTCGCCCCGGCCTATGCCGCCGGCCTAGCCGGTGTGGCCCGCTCCATGCCCACCAGCGCCGCCGTGGATGTGGTGGCCAAGGAGCTGGGCATCGATTGCTACGAGACACCCACCGGTTGGAAATTCTTCGGCAACCTGCTCGATGCGGGCCGGATCACCCTCTGCGGCGAGGAGAGCTTCGGCACCGGCAGCAACCACGTGCGCGAGAAAGATGGCCTCTGGGCTGTGCTCTTCTGGCTGCAGATCCTGGCGGAGCGCCGCTGCAGCGTGGCCGAAATCATGGCGGCGCACTGGGCCCGCTTCGGCCGGCACTACTACTCCCGCCACGACTATGAAGCCGTGGCTAGCGACGCCGCCCATGGCCTTTATGACCGGCTCGAGGCCATGTTGCCGGGTCTCCGTGGCCAGGACTTCGCCGGTCGCCGCATTCAGGCGGCTGACAACTTCAGCTACACCGACCCGGTGGATAGATCCGTGACCACGGGCCAGGGCCTGCGCATCCTGCTCGATGACGGCAGTCGCGTGGTGGTGCGCCTCTCCGGCACCGGCACCAAGGGCGCAACGATCCGGGTGTATCTGGAGAGCTACGTGCCCAGCAGCGGCGATCTGCACCAGGATCCCCAGGTGGCCCTAGCCGACATGATCGAAGCGATCAATCAGCTCGCCGAGATCCGGGCCCGCACCGGCATGGACCGTCCCACGGTGATCACCTGA
- a CDS encoding efflux RND transporter permease subunit, translating into MSASNNFITRPVLTTVCSILIVIVGLIAIPILPIENLPDIAPPTVKVRANYTGADAVSVEEGVTSVLEQQINGVENMDYIKSNSSSDGVSAIDVAFASGTDGDINQVNVQNRVSLAEPQLPEEVRKAGVTVNKASNSILLVYNFVSEDPDKIFYSAETISGLLDLNLTDAIKRVKGVGDLTYFGNRKLAFRLWLDPDKLTAFGLTSSEVVNQVSSQNRLVPAGQVGGEPSPQGQEFTFTVQLQGRLRSVEEFEAMIVRTVEDGGLVRLRDVGAVQLGGESYAVSATDLQGVPSVGLAVYQLSGSNALEVSDGVKQVLADFEATMPVGLKMEKIYDNTDFISASIQGVVNSLRDAVVLVVLILFLFLQNWKATLVPGIAIPVALIGTFGLVLAFGFSLNQLTLFGLVLATGLVVDDAITVIEDTSSKRAEGLSALEAAKATMDELFSAVIATSLVKFAVFLPVLFFPGATGTIYKQFAATVIFSIAISTFNALTFSPMLSALLLARESKDPGRRAYAIAGTLIGFVYGLLVVGGGAAMVLVPTVVGALVGLVLARLIDRPCALPFTLGGAISGLALVGVSRWFPVLFFPALGLSLGWFTPVIFANFNRLYAVMERRYAAALGWALSRRRLVMSLLAAGILCTAVAFRIIPGGFVPIEDQGYAIGVVQAPEGVSTQVTEAINDQVAAVLRTEKDITAASVFSGASLDGNSPNKGLFFFGTKNWSDRRERDQNVAAIVERLNRKLAAAIDGARVFVVEPPAIPGYGTGGGFEFQLLDQSGGAYNLGEFFGTAGQLIQAGNSDPDLDRVYTLFAPESPQIAIDVDRDRMAALGVDFGAAMQTFSVNFGGLYVNDTFQEGKVRRVYVQAGAESRATPDKLTALYVKDQQGDQIPLSEFFTVKETVGPTVVPRFNLYRSIKIEGTPAPGKSSGQAINAMKAIFARLDPQGLSFDWTGISREEVKAGALAVVIFALGVLAVYLVLAAQYESYSDPLIILMTVPTAMLGALIFLALRGEVLNVYAQVGLVMLIGLAAGNGILIVDLANQRMLAGASALEAARFAASSRLRPILMTAISSLFGFLPLVFASGAGARSQTSLGAVVFGGLLVATVLSLFVVPVFYVVVKTLLPTDSAAAEEQPS; encoded by the coding sequence ATGTCTGCTTCCAACAACTTCATCACCAGGCCTGTTCTCACCACGGTCTGCAGCATCCTGATTGTGATCGTGGGTCTGATTGCGATCCCGATCCTGCCGATTGAAAACCTCCCCGATATTGCTCCCCCCACCGTCAAGGTGCGGGCCAATTACACGGGTGCCGATGCGGTGTCGGTGGAAGAAGGCGTCACCAGCGTGCTCGAGCAGCAGATCAATGGTGTGGAGAATATGGACTACATCAAGTCCAACAGTTCATCCGATGGGGTGAGCGCCATTGATGTGGCCTTTGCCAGCGGCACCGATGGCGATATTAACCAGGTGAATGTGCAGAATCGGGTTTCCCTGGCGGAGCCCCAGCTGCCGGAGGAGGTGCGAAAAGCCGGGGTCACGGTGAATAAGGCCTCCAACTCGATCCTTCTGGTTTACAACTTCGTCAGCGAAGATCCAGACAAGATTTTTTACAGCGCGGAAACGATCAGCGGTCTGCTCGATCTCAACCTCACCGATGCGATCAAGCGGGTCAAAGGGGTGGGTGATCTCACCTATTTCGGCAATCGCAAGCTCGCCTTCCGCCTCTGGCTCGACCCCGACAAGCTCACCGCTTTCGGTCTCACCTCCTCCGAGGTGGTGAATCAGGTGAGCAGCCAGAATCGTCTGGTGCCTGCCGGTCAGGTGGGTGGTGAACCCTCACCGCAGGGTCAGGAGTTCACCTTCACCGTGCAGCTGCAGGGCCGGCTGCGCAGCGTGGAGGAATTCGAAGCCATGATTGTGCGCACCGTCGAGGACGGCGGTCTGGTGCGTTTGCGCGACGTGGGCGCGGTGCAACTGGGCGGTGAATCGTATGCCGTGAGCGCCACCGACCTTCAGGGTGTGCCCTCGGTGGGGCTGGCTGTGTATCAGCTCTCGGGGAGTAACGCCCTTGAGGTGTCGGATGGGGTGAAGCAGGTGTTGGCTGACTTTGAAGCCACCATGCCCGTGGGCCTAAAGATGGAAAAGATCTACGACAACACCGATTTCATTAGCGCCTCGATTCAGGGGGTGGTGAATTCCCTTCGGGATGCCGTGGTTCTTGTGGTTCTTATTTTGTTCCTGTTCCTGCAGAACTGGAAGGCCACTCTGGTGCCGGGAATCGCGATTCCGGTGGCACTGATCGGCACCTTCGGCCTGGTGCTGGCCTTCGGCTTCTCTCTGAATCAACTCACCCTGTTCGGGCTGGTGCTTGCCACCGGCTTGGTGGTGGATGACGCCATCACCGTGATTGAAGACACCTCGTCGAAACGCGCGGAAGGCCTCTCCGCCCTGGAGGCGGCCAAAGCGACGATGGATGAACTGTTCTCCGCTGTGATTGCCACATCGCTCGTGAAATTCGCCGTGTTTCTGCCCGTGCTGTTTTTCCCCGGCGCCACCGGCACGATTTACAAGCAATTTGCAGCCACGGTGATCTTTTCGATCGCCATTTCCACATTCAATGCCCTCACCTTCTCGCCGATGCTCTCCGCCCTGCTGCTGGCGCGGGAGTCGAAGGATCCCGGGCGTCGGGCTTACGCCATCGCCGGCACGCTGATCGGTTTTGTGTATGGACTGCTGGTGGTGGGGGGCGGTGCGGCCATGGTGTTGGTGCCCACCGTGGTGGGTGCTCTGGTGGGTCTGGTGCTCGCCCGCCTGATCGACCGCCCCTGTGCGCTTCCCTTCACGCTCGGTGGTGCCATCAGCGGCCTGGCGCTGGTGGGGGTGAGTCGTTGGTTCCCGGTGCTGTTCTTCCCTGCCCTCGGCCTCAGCCTCGGCTGGTTCACCCCGGTGATTTTCGCCAACTTCAACCGTCTCTACGCGGTGATGGAGCGTCGCTATGCCGCTGCCCTGGGCTGGGCCCTGAGCCGGCGCCGTCTGGTGATGAGCCTGCTCGCTGCCGGCATCCTCTGCACCGCTGTGGCCTTCCGCATCATTCCCGGTGGCTTCGTGCCGATCGAAGACCAGGGCTATGCCATCGGTGTGGTGCAGGCGCCGGAGGGTGTGTCCACCCAGGTGACCGAGGCGATCAATGATCAGGTTGCTGCTGTGTTGCGCACGGAGAAGGACATCACCGCCGCCTCCGTGTTCAGCGGCGCCAGCCTCGATGGCAACAGCCCCAACAAAGGGCTGTTTTTCTTCGGCACCAAGAATTGGTCGGATCGCCGCGAGCGGGATCAGAACGTGGCGGCGATTGTTGAGCGCTTGAATCGCAAGTTGGCTGCAGCCATTGATGGCGCCCGGGTGTTTGTGGTGGAACCGCCGGCGATTCCCGGCTACGGCACCGGCGGCGGCTTTGAGTTTCAGCTGCTCGACCAGAGCGGTGGTGCCTACAACCTCGGCGAGTTCTTTGGCACAGCCGGCCAGTTGATCCAGGCGGGCAACAGTGATCCGGATCTGGATCGGGTTTACACCCTGTTTGCGCCCGAGTCACCCCAGATCGCCATCGATGTGGACCGGGATCGGATGGCGGCTCTCGGCGTTGATTTCGGCGCCGCCATGCAGACCTTCAGCGTCAATTTTGGTGGTCTGTATGTGAACGACACCTTCCAGGAGGGCAAGGTGCGACGCGTGTACGTGCAGGCCGGCGCGGAAAGCCGGGCCACGCCCGACAAGCTCACGGCTCTGTATGTGAAAGATCAGCAGGGTGATCAGATTCCCCTCTCCGAATTCTTCACGGTGAAGGAAACGGTGGGTCCCACGGTGGTGCCCCGCTTCAATCTCTATCGCTCGATCAAGATCGAGGGCACTCCGGCGCCGGGCAAGAGTTCTGGTCAGGCGATCAATGCCATGAAGGCCATCTTCGCCCGGCTGGATCCCCAGGGCTTGAGCTTCGATTGGACCGGCATTTCCCGGGAGGAGGTCAAGGCCGGGGCTCTGGCGGTGGTGATCTTCGCCCTCGGTGTGTTGGCGGTGTATCTCGTGCTCGCGGCCCAGTACGAGAGCTATTCCGATCCGTTGATCATCCTGATGACCGTGCCGACGGCCATGCTCGGTGCCCTGATTTTTCTGGCCTTGCGCGGCGAAGTGCTCAATGTGTATGCCCAGGTGGGGCTGGTGATGTTGATCGGCCTGGCGGCAGGCAACGGCATCCTGATCGTGGATCTGGCCAACCAACGCATGCTCGCCGGTGCCTCGGCGCTGGAAGCGGCAAGGTTTGCTGCGAGCTCCCGCTTGCGCCCGATCCTGATGACGGCGATCTCCTCGCTGTTTGGCTTTCTTCCCTTGGTGTTTGCCAGTGGGGCAGGCGCCCGCAGTCAAACGTCTCTGGGGGCGGTGGTGTTTGGCGGCCTGTTGGTGGCCACGGTGCTCTCGTTGTTTGTGGTGCCGGTCTTCTACGTGGTGGTGAAGACGTTGCTCCCCACCGACAGCGCTGCAGCTGAGGAGCAACCGTCATGA
- a CDS encoding efflux RND transporter periplasmic adaptor subunit — protein MAALGVSLAACGKATPSRAPVAVEVAPVTEARFTDDIDTVSTLEAKELVQLAAQASGRILELKISQGDAVAPGQLLVVLDQTQIRAELANLQAQAQKDKLNWERYEFLVPQGAASAKERDEFKAQYVASREAVIAKEADLSYSNLRSPVRGIVADVQVKVGDVIRSGDPFTQLIKNNQLEARVEVPSTYSDRIQLGLPVVLSMPGSNKVLAQSTVTSVDPTIAAGTQALLVKAVFPNPDGVLRNGQRLRTRVQLDARQLPSVPFAAVTQSSGQSFVYRVGSFKQLEAQPGKADLSRIRKGIEMGKIPAGTRFALQTPVTLGSLQNNRYPVVKGLALGDKVITTNLLSLRHGMPIQVKN, from the coding sequence ATGGCGGCTCTGGGCGTCAGCCTTGCGGCCTGTGGCAAGGCGACGCCGTCACGGGCGCCTGTGGCGGTGGAGGTGGCTCCTGTGACCGAGGCTCGCTTCACCGACGACATCGACACCGTCAGCACCCTCGAGGCGAAGGAGCTGGTGCAGCTGGCGGCCCAGGCTTCTGGCCGGATTCTGGAGCTGAAAATCTCCCAGGGTGATGCGGTGGCCCCCGGTCAGTTGCTGGTGGTGCTCGATCAGACCCAGATCCGCGCCGAACTGGCCAACCTCCAGGCGCAGGCGCAGAAGGACAAACTCAACTGGGAGCGCTACGAGTTCCTCGTGCCGCAGGGGGCCGCCTCCGCCAAAGAGCGCGATGAATTCAAAGCGCAGTACGTGGCTTCCCGGGAAGCGGTGATCGCCAAGGAAGCCGATCTCTCCTACAGCAACCTGCGCTCACCGGTGCGGGGCATCGTGGCCGATGTGCAGGTGAAGGTGGGGGATGTGATCCGCTCCGGTGATCCCTTTACCCAATTGATCAAGAACAACCAGCTGGAGGCCCGGGTGGAGGTGCCCTCCACCTATTCCGACCGGATTCAGCTGGGCCTTCCGGTGGTGCTGAGCATGCCCGGATCGAACAAGGTGCTCGCCCAGAGCACGGTCACGTCGGTGGATCCGACCATTGCCGCTGGCACCCAGGCTCTGCTGGTGAAGGCCGTGTTTCCCAACCCCGATGGCGTGCTGCGCAACGGCCAACGGCTGCGCACCCGGGTTCAGCTTGATGCCCGTCAGCTGCCGTCGGTGCCTTTTGCTGCGGTCACCCAATCGTCGGGGCAGAGTTTTGTGTATCGGGTGGGCAGCTTCAAGCAGCTGGAAGCGCAGCCTGGCAAGGCGGATCTGAGCCGGATCCGCAAGGGCATCGAGATGGGCAAGATCCCTGCGGGCACCCGTTTTGCCCTGCAGACGCCGGTGACCCTTGGGTCACTGCAGAACAACCGTTATCCCGTGGTCAAGGGCCTGGCGTTGGGTGACAAGGTGATCACCACCAATTTGCTCAGCCTTCGGCATGGCATGCCGATTCAGGTCAAGAACTGA
- a CDS encoding AAA family ATPase — MTADLFSHHGDQLRQRQAPLADRLRPRNLDDFVGQGAILAEGRLLRRAIAADRVGNLLLHGPPGVGKTTLARIIANHTRAHFSSLNAVLAGVKELRAEVDAARRRLERHGLRTILFIDEVHRFNSAQQDALLPWVENGTLTLIGATTENPYFEVNKALVSRSRLFRLQALEAEDLHRLLQRALSDSERGYGDRAVSVTAEAAAHLVDVANGDARSLLNALELAVESTPANADGTVRIDLAIAEESIQQRAVLYDKQGDAHFDTISAFIKSLRGSDPDAALFWLARMVEAGENPRFIFRRMLIAAGEDVGLADPQAMVVVEACASAFERTGLPEGLYPLAQAALYLACTDKSNSTIGIFEAISSVRRAQRQDVPSHLRDANRDGDAFGDGQGYRYPHAFREHWVAQQYLPTALQGEAFWTPGRQGWEGARRDRLLERRAAQLAAAAEAVDDHPLLVSSGPEQPQLERWLQRQLAQDGERLQELRRRLWADLRWQRTDRVLLVGGRSLLWALDPLAAACDGSVAMLCGSSQDRDRLEAQITLLDPLHQPMLLNGVEGLLQLDPEHRFEVIGGRLNQEDLALADLDHHWASVSDRASDTGRLRLLISTPELGPAAALLAVGQLKPEQLASSERRQLDALLALESTWLNDARATTALQAALQRAGWSLSQERWQESLRLPLDQPLIERWLGEGRPYRLRLDASGPEAAACAPLLRRWLEAHRGRALPQRLGHLRLSGERSRA; from the coding sequence ATGACGGCCGATCTGTTCTCGCATCACGGCGATCAGCTCAGGCAGCGGCAGGCGCCACTGGCCGATCGCCTCAGGCCGCGCAACCTCGATGACTTCGTCGGGCAGGGCGCCATCCTGGCCGAGGGTCGCTTGCTGCGCCGCGCCATTGCCGCCGATCGGGTCGGCAACCTGCTGCTCCATGGTCCGCCAGGAGTCGGCAAGACCACCCTGGCGCGGATCATCGCCAACCACACCCGCGCGCACTTCAGCAGCCTCAATGCCGTGCTCGCCGGGGTGAAGGAACTGCGGGCGGAGGTCGATGCGGCGCGACGGCGACTGGAGCGACACGGCCTGCGCACGATCCTGTTCATCGATGAGGTGCATCGCTTCAACAGCGCCCAGCAGGATGCCCTGCTGCCCTGGGTGGAGAACGGCACCCTCACCCTGATCGGCGCCACCACGGAAAACCCCTATTTCGAGGTCAACAAGGCGCTGGTGAGCCGGTCGCGCCTGTTCCGCCTTCAGGCACTCGAGGCCGAGGATCTTCACCGCTTGCTGCAGCGGGCCCTCAGCGACAGCGAACGGGGCTATGGCGACCGGGCCGTCAGCGTGACAGCCGAGGCCGCCGCCCATCTGGTGGATGTGGCGAACGGCGATGCCCGCAGCCTGCTCAATGCCCTGGAGCTGGCCGTGGAAAGCACGCCGGCGAACGCGGACGGCACGGTGAGGATCGATCTGGCCATCGCCGAGGAATCGATCCAGCAGCGAGCCGTGCTCTACGACAAGCAGGGCGACGCCCATTTCGACACGATCAGCGCCTTCATCAAGTCGCTGCGGGGCTCCGATCCTGATGCCGCCCTGTTCTGGCTGGCCCGCATGGTCGAAGCGGGAGAGAACCCTCGCTTCATTTTCCGGCGGATGCTGATCGCCGCCGGGGAAGACGTGGGGCTGGCCGATCCCCAGGCGATGGTGGTGGTGGAAGCCTGTGCCTCCGCCTTCGAACGCACTGGATTGCCAGAGGGCCTCTACCCCCTCGCCCAGGCGGCGCTTTACCTGGCCTGCACCGACAAGAGCAACAGCACGATCGGCATCTTCGAAGCGATCAGCAGTGTGCGCAGGGCCCAGCGACAGGACGTGCCCAGCCACCTGCGCGATGCCAACCGAGACGGCGACGCCTTCGGCGATGGCCAGGGCTATCGCTACCCCCATGCCTTCCGGGAGCACTGGGTGGCCCAGCAGTATCTGCCCACAGCCCTGCAGGGGGAAGCGTTCTGGACGCCCGGGCGCCAGGGCTGGGAAGGGGCGCGGCGGGATCGGCTGCTCGAACGTCGCGCCGCCCAGCTGGCCGCAGCCGCCGAAGCCGTGGATGACCACCCCCTGCTGGTGAGCAGCGGACCGGAGCAGCCCCAGCTGGAACGCTGGCTGCAACGGCAACTGGCCCAGGACGGCGAACGGTTGCAGGAGCTGCGACGACGGCTCTGGGCCGACCTGCGTTGGCAACGCACCGATCGGGTGCTGCTGGTGGGTGGTCGCTCCCTGCTCTGGGCCCTCGATCCCCTCGCTGCGGCCTGTGATGGCAGCGTGGCAATGCTCTGCGGCTCCAGCCAGGATCGTGATCGGCTCGAGGCCCAAATCACCCTGCTCGATCCCCTGCACCAACCGATGCTGCTGAACGGTGTGGAGGGTCTGCTGCAGCTCGATCCAGAGCACCGCTTTGAGGTGATCGGCGGTCGGCTGAACCAGGAGGACCTCGCCCTGGCGGACTTAGACCACCACTGGGCCAGCGTCAGTGACCGGGCCAGCGACACGGGCCGCCTGCGGCTGTTGATCAGCACACCGGAGCTCGGCCCCGCCGCCGCCCTACTGGCAGTGGGGCAACTCAAACCCGAGCAACTCGCCAGCAGCGAACGCCGGCAACTCGACGCGCTTCTGGCCCTGGAGTCGACCTGGCTCAACGATGCACGGGCCACGACCGCGCTGCAGGCCGCCTTGCAACGAGCCGGTTGGTCGCTCAGCCAGGAGCGGTGGCAGGAATCGCTGCGCCTGCCCCTGGATCAGCCCTTGATCGAGCGCTGGTTGGGGGAAGGTCGTCCCTATCGGCTCCGCCTGGACGCAAGCGGACCCGAGGCTGCCGCCTGTGCTCCCCTGCTGCGGCGGTGGCTCGAGGCGCATCGCGGTCGCGCCCTGCCCCAGCGACTCGGCCACCTCCGCCTGTCGGGCGAGCGCTCAAGAGCCTAA
- a CDS encoding alpha/beta hydrolase, which produces MFTRLAAGLVAGASLSTLAVAAEAGTSRPVRWETGGAVWTTKSKAFKTFFKNGDITDRALQSGIGGSGWTADEIREGMTKTYDVDLIGVSRFLYSKDGEKFLKEQTTSYFPYWMKTKTSVVALRSAIIADSIDGKLSSEGIMANLPVDFALADNGKSDGSQNVCKSGLNGAQATSLLSWYVFLPACIQANQILPAAPAPRAAAPVRGLW; this is translated from the coding sequence GTGTTCACCCGTCTCGCTGCCGGCCTCGTTGCTGGCGCCTCCCTCTCCACCCTGGCTGTCGCCGCTGAAGCCGGTACCTCGCGCCCTGTGCGTTGGGAAACCGGTGGCGCTGTCTGGACCACCAAGTCCAAGGCCTTCAAAACCTTCTTCAAGAACGGTGACATCACCGACCGTGCTCTGCAGTCCGGCATCGGCGGCTCCGGTTGGACCGCTGATGAGATCCGCGAAGGCATGACCAAGACCTACGACGTTGATCTGATCGGCGTTTCCCGCTTCCTCTACTCCAAGGATGGTGAGAAGTTCCTTAAGGAGCAGACCACCAGCTACTTCCCCTACTGGATGAAGACGAAGACCTCCGTGGTGGCCTTGCGCTCCGCGATCATCGCCGACTCCATCGACGGCAAGCTCTCCTCCGAGGGCATCATGGCCAACCTGCCCGTCGACTTCGCTCTGGCTGACAACGGCAAGTCCGACGGTTCCCAGAACGTTTGCAAGAGCGGCCTCAACGGTGCTCAGGCCACCTCTCTGCTGTCCTGGTACGTGTTCCTGCCCGCTTGCATCCAGGCCAACCAGATCCTGCCTGCTGCTCCCGCTCCCCGCGCCGCTGCTCCCGTCCGCGGCCTCTGGTGA